From the genome of Miscanthus floridulus cultivar M001 chromosome 10, ASM1932011v1, whole genome shotgun sequence, one region includes:
- the LOC136488799 gene encoding uncharacterized protein: MVEEEVEVKEMMTMMNLKMRMMIIILNIVLVTDIVEELKVDKIFRLHNYAEENKLAMASLEFEGYALIWWEQLLYDHEEDGENPIATWEEMKREMRTHFMPKHYQRDLFDKLQNLKQGNFSVEEYYKEMEKSMIRANVYEDEEQTIARFMLGLHRNIQRIVEFQPYHHLIDFVHQATKAECQVQQDAKSIKSLSYGVRTMSAGSKSISKFTAAPSMAKSSSGGLRSNVQGVFSWKNAAAPSMSSKPAASIATSVGSTSKSSGIQCFKCGDRGHVIKECPNNRVIIVNDSGEYDLASEEVEEEFIDEAHEDEEHTGCEFEHGVALVVAQILSVQVKDAEIS, encoded by the exons ATGGTAGAGGAAGAGGTCGAGGTCAAAgaaatgatgacaatgatgaatctgaagatgaggatgatgataatCATTCTCAATATCGTTTTGGTCACTGACATTGTAGAGGAG TTGAAGGTGGACAAGATCTTCCGCCTACATAATTATGCAGAGGAGAACAAGTTGGCAATGGCATCTCTGGAGTTTGAAGGATATGCTCTGATATGGTGGGAGCAACTTCTCTATGATCATGAAGAAGATGGAGAAAATCCTATTGCCACTTGGGAAGAAATGAAGAGAGAAATGAGAACTCATTTTATGCCGAAGCACTATCAGCGTGATCTTTTTGATAAATTACAGAATCTGAAGCAAGGAAATTTCTCTGTTGAGGAGTATTATAAGGAGATGGAGAAGTCTATGATTAGAGCCAATGTGTATGAAGATGAAGAGCAAACTATTGCACGTTTCATGCTTGGGTTACATCGTAATATCCAGCGCATTGTTGAGTTTCAGCCATACCATCATCTTATTGATTTTGTACATCAAGCAACCAAAGCTGAATGCCAAGTGCAGCAAGATGCTAAGAGCATCAAGTCCTTGTCATATGGTGTGAGGACTATGTCAGCAGGAAGCAAGTCAATCTCCAAGTTCACTGCTGCACCCTCAATGGCAAAAAGCTCAAGTGGAGGCTTGCGCTCCAATGTTCAAGGTGTTTTTAGTTGGAAGAATGCTGCTGCCCCAAGCATGAGTTCTAAACCTGCAGCATCCATCGCTACTTCAGTGGGTTCTACATCCAAGAGTAGTGGGATtcagtgcttcaaatgtggagaCCGTGGGCATGTAATCAAGGAGTGTCCAAATAATCGTGTGATCATTGTGAATGACAGTGGAGAATATGATTTAGCTAGTGAAGAAGTTGAGGAAGAGTTCATTGATGAAGCCCATGAAGATGAGGAACATACTGGATGTGAGTTTGAGCATGGTGTTGCTCTTGTGGTAGCACAAATCTTGAGTGTTCAAGTGAAAGATGCTGAAATTTCATAG